In Acaryochloris marina S15, a single genomic region encodes these proteins:
- a CDS encoding DUF58 domain-containing protein: protein MDVLTYRCLRFIYVTRKWLVQQFTPAGLGVLGGGIGSAIASLGSTRSMCHILFFFAFALLILATIGSRLIQFRFKATRLLPRFGTVGEPFPYQVVIQNLSPQPQKGLKLVETFAAPFPSFREFIQIKRRYPVGNQWRPHWRRYLVEQQWAKAHLQDLPPLSTKGKTKAMVEILPLRRGSLHLETITLACPDPLGLIYKHHTYDVGQSLCILPQRYQLLPLNLSQASQYQSGETLRTSAVGEALEFRSLRDYRAGDPTNKIHWKSWAKVGRPIVKEQQDETAIHHALILDTFQLEPHSPLFEEAIAVAISFLMQEQPEASLLDVIYAAADPRLVTVGKGLRQRAQIIETVATLNPNPHRELECLNPILQSRLSRLSGCFCILLGFDDTRYAFLKMLSQYGIPIKAICLSDLSLHMDPQFQEYFGPQCQLHSGTISNLQQELLAL, encoded by the coding sequence ATGGATGTATTGACGTATCGCTGTCTCCGTTTCATCTATGTCACCCGTAAATGGCTGGTGCAGCAGTTTACGCCTGCAGGATTAGGGGTATTGGGGGGCGGTATTGGGAGTGCGATCGCAAGTCTCGGTTCCACCCGCAGCATGTGTCACATTCTTTTCTTCTTTGCCTTTGCTTTGCTGATCTTGGCTACCATTGGCAGTCGGTTGATTCAGTTTCGGTTTAAGGCCACCCGCCTGCTGCCCCGCTTTGGCACCGTTGGTGAACCCTTTCCTTACCAAGTGGTGATTCAGAATCTCTCTCCCCAGCCCCAAAAGGGATTAAAGCTGGTCGAGACTTTTGCCGCCCCCTTTCCCAGCTTCCGCGAATTCATTCAGATTAAGCGCCGCTATCCCGTTGGCAACCAATGGCGGCCCCATTGGCGGCGCTACCTAGTCGAGCAGCAGTGGGCTAAGGCTCATCTGCAGGATCTGCCACCCCTCTCCACCAAAGGTAAAACCAAAGCTATGGTGGAAATCCTTCCCTTGCGACGGGGCAGTTTGCATCTCGAAACCATTACTCTCGCTTGTCCTGATCCCCTGGGCTTAATTTATAAACACCACACCTACGACGTCGGCCAATCCTTGTGTATTTTGCCTCAACGCTATCAGCTCTTGCCGCTAAACCTCTCCCAAGCTAGTCAATACCAGTCTGGTGAAACCCTCCGCACCTCCGCAGTAGGAGAGGCCCTAGAATTCCGCTCCCTACGAGACTATCGAGCGGGAGACCCCACCAATAAGATTCACTGGAAAAGCTGGGCTAAAGTCGGTCGTCCCATTGTCAAAGAGCAACAGGACGAGACCGCCATCCACCATGCCTTGATTCTAGATACCTTCCAGCTAGAACCCCACAGCCCCCTCTTTGAAGAAGCTATTGCTGTGGCCATCTCTTTTCTAATGCAAGAACAGCCTGAAGCCTCTCTACTGGATGTGATCTATGCAGCAGCCGATCCTCGTTTAGTTACCGTGGGCAAGGGACTGCGCCAACGGGCACAAATCATCGAAACCGTTGCTACTCTCAACCCCAACCCCCATCGAGAACTGGAGTGCCTCAATCCGATCCTTCAATCTCGCTTGTCCCGACTCAGCGGCTGCTTCTGTATTTTGCTGGGCTTTGATGACACTCGCTATGCATTTCTGAAAATGCTCAGCCAGTATGGCATTCCCATCAAGGCTATTTGTCTGTCAGACCTTAGCCTGCATATGGATCCCCAGTTTCAAGAATATTTTGGCCCCCAGTGTCAGCTGCACTCCGGGACCATATCCAATCTACAACAGGAGTTATTGGCCCTATGA
- a CDS encoding CHASE domain-containing protein codes for MNRKIALISIPTGILGIGLSALLATKFYYLETQSIQKDFQQDINEQVHRLEANIDAKMEVINSLKLLFDSSDQVKPKEFKQFTHNLLARHKDIQALEWVPKVKHADRATFIKQRQQDYPAFEITQQVSQGKMVRAQKRSNYFPVSFLEPFAGNELALGFDLASDASRMEAITLAIDTGMVQSTTNLTLVQEREDQKGFITFIPVYQDQPNTLDSRRQRLQGLVLGVFRISDLVNAAIQPGAVDAINLQLIDTANQNIPYARQSKLGQSLSEHEYRYDLKPIAGQQWTIAAIPSNVYFNEKRSGLPWAVFWVGLVFTVLAEAYVFFILRQSKIVETVVRDRTKELEEANKKLSLISTTDELTFIANRRHFNDCLDKEWKRAIREQTPMTLFLINLDFFRQFNEGYGFVAGDDCLKKIASQLESLLKRPADLVARFEGETFALLLPNTANSEPLAQRCIESIEALKIKHIYSPISEYVTVSIGIGFVRPAHDIPMTKLVDKTTQALMQAKDAGRNQHALIHIPSFADTLGPSDQASQELQFQSQ; via the coding sequence TTGAACAGAAAAATAGCGTTAATTTCTATTCCCACAGGAATATTGGGAATTGGTCTATCAGCGTTATTGGCAACGAAGTTCTATTATCTAGAAACTCAATCTATTCAGAAAGATTTTCAGCAGGATATCAATGAGCAGGTCCATCGCTTGGAGGCCAATATTGATGCCAAGATGGAAGTCATTAATAGCCTCAAACTTTTGTTTGATAGTTCTGATCAGGTCAAACCAAAAGAATTCAAACAGTTCACTCACAACCTCTTAGCTCGTCACAAAGATATTCAAGCTCTGGAATGGGTACCTAAAGTTAAACATGCAGACCGGGCAACTTTTATCAAACAGCGGCAACAAGATTATCCTGCTTTTGAAATTACCCAACAGGTCAGTCAAGGCAAGATGGTTCGTGCCCAGAAACGATCAAACTATTTTCCAGTATCGTTTCTGGAACCCTTTGCAGGCAATGAATTAGCTTTAGGATTTGATCTTGCATCCGATGCCAGTCGCATGGAAGCTATCACCTTAGCAATAGATACGGGGATGGTCCAATCCACAACTAATTTGACCTTGGTGCAGGAGCGAGAAGACCAAAAAGGCTTCATCACCTTCATCCCCGTCTATCAAGACCAACCCAACACATTAGACAGCAGACGCCAACGTTTGCAAGGTTTGGTTTTGGGGGTCTTCCGAATCAGTGATTTGGTCAATGCTGCTATTCAACCGGGTGCTGTTGATGCCATCAACCTTCAACTCATTGACACGGCCAATCAGAACATTCCTTATGCTCGGCAATCGAAATTAGGCCAGTCGCTGTCTGAACATGAGTATCGATACGATCTCAAACCTATTGCGGGTCAGCAATGGACTATCGCTGCTATCCCCTCTAATGTTTATTTCAATGAGAAGCGAAGTGGCTTACCCTGGGCGGTGTTCTGGGTTGGTTTAGTATTTACGGTGCTGGCTGAAGCTTATGTGTTCTTTATCCTACGGCAGTCGAAGATTGTGGAGACCGTTGTCCGCGATCGCACCAAGGAATTAGAAGAAGCCAACAAAAAACTTTCTCTGATCTCTACCACTGATGAGTTAACCTTTATTGCCAACCGACGGCATTTCAATGACTGTTTGGATAAAGAGTGGAAGCGAGCGATTCGTGAGCAGACTCCCATGACACTATTTCTGATCAATCTAGATTTTTTCCGACAATTTAATGAGGGATATGGGTTTGTTGCTGGCGATGATTGTCTGAAAAAAATTGCGTCTCAATTAGAATCTCTTCTCAAGCGTCCTGCAGACCTGGTGGCCAGATTTGAAGGGGAAACCTTTGCTCTACTGCTACCGAATACCGCTAATTCCGAACCTCTAGCTCAGCGCTGTATCGAATCCATAGAAGCCTTAAAAATCAAACATATCTATTCCCCCATTAGTGAATATGTCACTGTCAGTATAGGGATCGGGTTTGTGCGACCTGCCCATGATATCCCCATGACAAAGTTAGTGGATAAAACCACGCAAGCCTTGATGCAAGCCAAGGATGCGGGACGCAATCAACATGCCTTGATCCATATCCCCTCCTTTGCTGATACATTAGGACCCTCTGACCAGGCATCTCAAGAATTACAATTTCAGTCTCAATAA
- a CDS encoding MoxR family ATPase: MVVLATQTHCSEGQTIYRHLADNIQQVIKGQNAAIRKLLAAFFSGGHVLLEDYPGTGKTTLAKTLAYSVDIAFKRIQFTPDLLPSDILGVSILNPEDQTFHFHEGPIFANLILADEINRASPRTQSALLEAMAESQVTMDGQQRKLRDPFFVIATQNPVDFQGTYPLPEAQMDRFALQFSLGFVSPADEIKILTQQLEEHPLQQVQPCISLEEIFTLKQAVKQVRVSRELKRYIVDIVAATRQVPEVQLGASPRGSLTLMKVAQALALFDGYEYVTPDHIQEVAVDVLAHRLVMSPQACFAEQTAQDCIDRILTSIPAPA, from the coding sequence ATGGTGGTCTTAGCAACTCAAACCCATTGCTCGGAAGGGCAAACCATTTATCGTCACTTGGCTGACAATATCCAGCAGGTGATTAAGGGGCAGAATGCGGCCATTCGCAAATTACTGGCGGCCTTTTTTAGTGGTGGCCATGTGCTGTTGGAAGACTATCCCGGCACGGGTAAAACCACCCTCGCCAAGACCCTGGCCTATTCTGTCGATATTGCTTTTAAGCGAATTCAGTTTACCCCTGATTTGCTGCCCTCAGATATTTTGGGAGTGTCCATTCTCAATCCCGAGGACCAGACCTTCCATTTTCATGAAGGTCCGATTTTTGCCAATCTGATTCTGGCAGATGAAATTAACCGGGCCTCTCCTCGCACTCAATCAGCTCTCCTAGAAGCGATGGCTGAGTCCCAAGTGACGATGGATGGCCAGCAGCGAAAGTTGCGTGATCCCTTTTTTGTGATTGCCACCCAAAATCCGGTGGACTTCCAGGGCACTTACCCTTTGCCGGAAGCCCAAATGGATCGATTTGCCTTGCAATTTAGCTTAGGATTTGTGTCCCCTGCTGATGAAATTAAAATCCTGACCCAGCAGCTAGAAGAACATCCCCTCCAGCAGGTTCAACCTTGCATCTCCTTAGAAGAGATCTTTACTCTCAAGCAGGCGGTGAAACAGGTGCGGGTCAGTCGGGAACTCAAACGCTATATCGTCGATATCGTCGCTGCTACTCGGCAGGTACCGGAGGTCCAACTGGGGGCGAGTCCTCGCGGATCACTCACCTTAATGAAAGTGGCCCAAGCCTTAGCCCTGTTCGATGGCTATGAGTATGTCACTCCCGATCATATTCAGGAAGTTGCCGTAGATGTGTTGGCCCATCGGCTGGTGATGTCTCCCCAAGCTTGCTTTGCCGAACAAACCGCCCAGGATTGCATTGACCGTATTCTGACTAGTATTCCGGCGCCTGCCTAA
- a CDS encoding MoxR family ATPase, with the protein MTVSSLPMSGVSGQEIYRRLAKNIQTVVKGQKPAIRKLLAAFVSGGHVLLEDYPGTGKTTLAKALALSVDIEFKRIQFTPDLLPSDILGVSILNPKDQTFEFHQGPIFANLILADEINRASPRTQSALLEAMAESQVSIDGQQMKLHDPFFVIATQNPIDSQGTYPLPEAQMDRFSIQFGLGYISAEEEVEILSNQMQAHPIEQLRPCLSLEDVFTLKQAVKQITVSEDLKQYVVNIVNATRQAEEVQLGASPRGSIALMKIAQALALFDGTPAVRPKHIQEAAVSVLAHRLVMDPQAKFAGKTSEQVVMDIMRRLPVPA; encoded by the coding sequence ATGACAGTGTCGTCCTTGCCGATGTCCGGGGTTTCCGGCCAAGAAATCTATCGCCGCTTAGCCAAAAATATCCAAACCGTTGTCAAAGGACAGAAGCCTGCCATTCGCAAATTATTGGCAGCCTTTGTTAGTGGTGGGCATGTGCTTTTAGAGGACTATCCCGGCACGGGTAAAACGACCTTGGCCAAAGCCTTGGCCCTATCCGTTGATATTGAATTCAAACGAATTCAATTTACCCCTGATCTACTGCCCTCAGACATTTTGGGTGTATCGATTCTCAATCCCAAAGACCAAACCTTTGAATTCCACCAGGGCCCCATTTTTGCCAATTTGATTTTGGCGGATGAGATTAATCGGGCCTCTCCTCGCACCCAGTCGGCCTTACTAGAAGCGATGGCCGAGTCCCAGGTCAGCATTGATGGCCAGCAGATGAAACTGCATGATCCATTCTTTGTGATTGCCACTCAAAACCCCATCGATTCTCAAGGCACCTACCCTTTACCTGAAGCTCAGATGGATCGTTTCTCCATCCAGTTTGGACTCGGGTACATCTCCGCTGAAGAAGAGGTAGAGATTTTATCCAATCAGATGCAGGCCCACCCGATTGAACAGTTGCGTCCCTGCCTATCTCTAGAAGATGTTTTTACCCTCAAACAAGCGGTGAAGCAGATTACCGTTAGTGAGGACCTCAAGCAATACGTTGTCAATATCGTCAATGCCACCCGTCAAGCAGAGGAAGTCCAACTTGGGGCCAGCCCCCGAGGGTCCATTGCCTTGATGAAGATTGCTCAAGCCTTGGCCCTGTTTGATGGCACCCCTGCTGTCCGCCCCAAACATATTCAAGAAGCCGCAGTTTCAGTCCTAGCCCACCGCCTAGTGATGGATCCGCAAGCAAAATTCGCGGGAAAAACATCGGAGCAGGTGGTGATGGATATTATGAGACGGCTTCCCGTTCCGGCATAA
- a CDS encoding transglutaminase domain-containing protein, giving the protein MKQSAPTLCSLSLCFWGYQTGAWIVAIPMALALEAREMVKQRWPLTLDRLKQLHVVALFLWLLAVFFLPPNSPEAIPYAARYHLIKCLPIGLFPFVLAQTYCRNFVSVYRQYLGNIAQSWKTVNWYYPYFGICLLAASATGGNLFVFLAISAVLIALFLGTVRCPVNRKLSLRFSQSTFYGLIVLALVLSLISTHQVYWLQANVRLPGPAVFGDFIQKMARIWPDDPGRGYQGDLDRLLEDMELETDTIVRSKNGNQNSNTPGSTDSPSHSSGTPSSTPTSGTPSNSGNNNSNPSTPDGATPEDSTEDSSATPEQEPDSDISQPNEETSSPDISDPSPAQNPGTSQPPDNSAPTSGPGRKNPGQTKAPSQQPQPGQNDGQSLPSLVQRSGGIVDPEKAQTQIGNIGSLQRSNAILFRVALNQKANSPKPQFPLYIREATYNQYQSGSWNAVWSKFTAKRPRSKRQSWRFGATTNRTTSVRISSELLQKEGILKLPLGTSEVNQLKVRTLKENQYGTVGIQGKPGPLAYTVQFDPRQSLDSPPTVFDKAVPTAEKPTLKKVLNSLDLDGKSDADKVEAVSAFYKTQGFQYSLDLPKPKKNKTPMAAFLLDHRSGHCEYYASATSLLLRSAGIPTRYAVGYTAHEYSPTEQQYIVRLKDAHAWVLAYVDNTWVKVETTPGGGMTPEQNTGTAQSGNAQEGFTSRDGNSAQDGTSSEDSSSMGENNKPPSKSFFEKLSEAWSELMTLLSKNSETLIWAGSMIVLGLAIIFGSIYLIWRMIHKKRSQQSKRRRYQGAERPRKPTTGGLDSEFYQIEKRLGDWGLARLPSETVRKWLGRLDQELPDAYMSELHQIIDLHYRYRFDPQGLTEEDREKLKLMIQSWLSEFKQLSVQRPRSAINH; this is encoded by the coding sequence ATGAAGCAATCAGCGCCAACTCTCTGTAGCCTATCCCTCTGCTTTTGGGGCTATCAAACCGGAGCATGGATCGTCGCGATTCCCATGGCCTTAGCCCTGGAAGCTAGGGAAATGGTTAAACAGCGCTGGCCCCTCACCCTAGACCGACTCAAGCAACTTCATGTTGTAGCCCTATTTTTATGGTTGCTAGCTGTATTTTTTCTCCCCCCGAATTCTCCCGAGGCCATCCCCTACGCAGCCAGATATCATTTGATCAAATGTTTGCCCATCGGACTATTTCCCTTCGTCCTGGCTCAGACTTACTGTAGAAATTTCGTCTCAGTCTATCGCCAATATCTAGGCAATATCGCCCAGTCTTGGAAAACAGTTAATTGGTATTACCCCTACTTTGGCATTTGTCTACTCGCCGCCAGTGCCACCGGCGGCAACCTGTTCGTCTTCCTGGCTATCAGCGCAGTACTCATTGCGCTTTTCTTAGGAACAGTACGCTGTCCCGTTAACCGCAAACTCTCCCTACGATTTTCCCAGTCCACTTTTTACGGTCTGATTGTTCTGGCATTGGTCCTTAGCCTGATCAGCACTCATCAGGTCTATTGGCTCCAGGCCAATGTTCGGCTCCCCGGCCCCGCTGTTTTCGGCGACTTTATTCAGAAAATGGCTCGAATTTGGCCCGACGATCCAGGTCGAGGTTACCAAGGGGATCTGGATCGGTTACTGGAGGATATGGAGCTAGAAACTGACACAATTGTTAGGTCCAAAAACGGCAATCAAAATTCCAATACGCCTGGCAGTACTGACTCGCCCAGCCATTCCAGCGGCACCCCTTCAAGCACCCCAACATCGGGAACGCCAAGCAACTCTGGCAACAACAATAGCAACCCCTCCACCCCCGATGGTGCTACTCCAGAAGATTCTACTGAAGACTCATCCGCCACACCTGAGCAAGAACCAGATTCAGACATCAGTCAGCCCAACGAGGAAACCAGTTCCCCAGACATTTCCGATCCCAGTCCTGCACAGAACCCTGGAACCTCTCAACCCCCAGATAATTCAGCGCCAACCAGTGGACCAGGCCGTAAAAATCCAGGACAGACGAAAGCTCCTAGTCAGCAGCCCCAGCCCGGTCAAAATGATGGGCAATCCCTCCCTAGTCTTGTGCAACGATCAGGCGGCATCGTTGACCCTGAAAAAGCCCAAACTCAAATCGGTAATATTGGGTCTCTGCAACGTTCCAATGCCATTCTGTTTCGGGTTGCTCTTAACCAAAAAGCCAATAGCCCCAAACCCCAATTTCCGCTCTATATTCGAGAAGCTACCTACAACCAATACCAGTCAGGTAGCTGGAATGCTGTCTGGTCCAAATTTACGGCCAAACGTCCACGGTCCAAACGCCAGAGCTGGCGCTTTGGTGCAACAACGAACCGAACGACTTCAGTCCGCATTTCATCTGAGTTACTCCAGAAGGAAGGAATCTTAAAACTGCCCCTGGGTACTTCTGAAGTCAACCAGCTTAAGGTTAGAACCCTGAAAGAAAACCAGTACGGTACGGTTGGTATCCAGGGAAAACCCGGTCCTCTCGCCTATACAGTGCAGTTTGATCCTAGACAATCTCTAGACAGTCCACCCACCGTCTTTGATAAAGCTGTCCCTACCGCTGAAAAGCCTACCCTCAAAAAAGTTCTTAATTCCTTGGATCTAGATGGTAAATCTGATGCAGATAAGGTTGAGGCCGTTTCAGCTTTCTACAAAACCCAGGGGTTTCAATATTCCCTCGATCTGCCAAAACCCAAGAAAAACAAAACGCCGATGGCAGCTTTCTTGCTAGACCATCGGTCGGGCCATTGTGAGTACTATGCCTCGGCTACCTCACTATTGCTCAGATCGGCAGGCATCCCTACTCGCTATGCGGTTGGCTATACCGCCCATGAATACAGCCCCACGGAACAACAATATATTGTCCGCCTCAAAGATGCCCATGCCTGGGTCTTAGCCTATGTAGACAATACCTGGGTCAAAGTCGAAACCACCCCAGGTGGTGGAATGACCCCAGAGCAAAATACGGGGACGGCCCAAAGTGGCAACGCCCAAGAGGGTTTCACATCACGGGATGGAAACTCAGCCCAGGACGGCACCTCATCTGAAGATAGCTCCTCAATGGGGGAAAATAACAAGCCACCCTCTAAATCTTTTTTCGAAAAACTATCTGAAGCTTGGTCTGAATTAATGACCCTGCTCTCTAAAAATTCGGAGACCCTGATTTGGGCCGGTTCAATGATTGTGCTGGGACTGGCGATTATTTTTGGATCTATCTATTTAATCTGGAGGATGATCCATAAAAAACGTTCACAGCAGTCAAAAAGACGGAGGTATCAGGGAGCAGAACGCCCCCGAAAACCGACCACTGGCGGGCTAGACTCTGAGTTTTACCAAATTGAGAAACGTCTGGGAGATTGGGGGCTTGCACGTCTGCCCTCGGAAACTGTCCGCAAATGGTTGGGGCGATTGGATCAGGAACTGCCCGATGCATATATGAGTGAACTGCATCAAATAATCGATTTGCACTATCGCTACCGTTTTGACCCCCAAGGTCTCACTGAGGAGGACAGAGAAAAGTTGAAACTCATGATCCAATCTTGGCTCAGTGAATTTAAACAACTCTCTGTGCAAAGACCTCGCTCAGCCATAAATCACTGA